The Streptomyces sp. M92 nucleotide sequence GCACGACACGCCCGGCCCGACAGCACTTTCCCCGTACGTGGTCTTGCTCGCACAAACAAACAGGGCCACCCCCCAACGTCGAGGGGTGGCCCTGCGGGGCGGACGCGGCGGTCAGTCCCGCGCCTCCGCCAGCAGCTTCTGGATCCGGCTCACGCCCTCCACGAGGTCCTCGTCCCCGAGCGCGTACGACAGCCGCAGGTACCCGGGCGTACCGAACGCCTCACCCGGCACCACCGCGACCTCGGCCTCCTCCAGGATCAGCGCGGCCAGCTCCACCGTGTCCTGCGGACGCTTACCGCGGATCTCCTTGCCGAGCAGCCCCTTCACCGACGGGTAGGCGTAGAACGCCCCCTCCGGCTCCGGGCACAGCACGCCGTCGATCTCGTTGAGCATCCGCACGATCGTCCGGCGGCGCCGGTCGAAGGCCTCCCGCATCTTCGCCACGGCGTCCAGGTCACCGGAGACCGCGGCCAGCGCCGCCGCCTGGGCGACGTTGGACACGTTGGACGTGGCGTGCGACTGGAGGTTCGTCGCGGCCTTGACCACGTCCTTCGGGCCGATGACCCACCCGACGCGCCAGCCGGTCATCGCGTACGTCTTGGCGACACCGTTGACCACGATGCACTTGTCGCGCAGCTCGGGCAGGACCGCCGGCATGGAAACCGAGGAGGCGTCGCCGTAGACGAGGTGCTCGTAGATCTCGTCCGTCAGCACCCACAGCCCGTGCTCGACGGCCCACTTGCCGATCGCCTCGGTCTCGGCCTCGCTGTACACAGCACCCGTCGGGTTCGACGGCGACACG carries:
- a CDS encoding pyridoxal phosphate-dependent aminotransferase; protein product: MSAATPPTERRVSARVGAISESATLAVDAKAKALKAAGRPVIGFGAGEPDFPTPDYIVEAAIEACKNPKFHRYTPAGGLPELKAAIAAKTLRDSGYEVDPSQILVTNGGKQAIYEAFAAILDPGDEVIVPAPYWTTYPESIRLAGGVPVEVVADETTGYRVSVEQLEAARTEKTKVVLFVSPSNPTGAVYSEAETEAIGKWAVEHGLWVLTDEIYEHLVYGDASSVSMPAVLPELRDKCIVVNGVAKTYAMTGWRVGWVIGPKDVVKAATNLQSHATSNVSNVAQAAALAAVSGDLDAVAKMREAFDRRRRTIVRMLNEIDGVLCPEPEGAFYAYPSVKGLLGKEIRGKRPQDTVELAALILEEAEVAVVPGEAFGTPGYLRLSYALGDEDLVEGVSRIQKLLAEARD